A genomic stretch from Aedes albopictus strain Foshan chromosome 2, AalbF5, whole genome shotgun sequence includes:
- the LOC109430116 gene encoding uncharacterized protein LOC109430116 produces the protein MFNEFKMNFKQILLVSCLLAVVSARCNHCERYSSKSSYRQRHVHHWHHHDPFVHFEVQEPKGLTVSIVRRSPNTTLFGIELYVNRSPKQSNENHCDVCQNTTSITFGKFIINDEEVLIKKGDVLYYHVLLGISTNVTRLHLQKMTVTASTINRCNCKAKSIPQVQPKTNPGSSDRRPAVGVRPTAADSQTSKYPFIVADDQLNEVSSEEQSPFGCDVDPVTHQCRIETKNDKHHTSHDLEREVEILEAIVEQMRKIICASRNTTNMIRLESASLSTKNMDQQKSVIRSAFSVNPEMKDMISHIRRVLPDGRSSNAVHLDMYSYVDKQKVLYHARMNNLNHISDYDSRQLE, from the exons ATGTTCAACGAGTTCAAAATGAACTTCAAACAAATTCTGCTAGTGAGTTGTCTTTTGGCTGTGGTTTCGGCTCGTTGCAATCATTGCGAGAGATATAGTAGTAAAAGCAGTTATCGACAGAGACACGTTCATCATTGGCACCATCACGATCCTTTCGTTCACTTCGAAGTTCAGGAGCCGAAAGGTTTAACGGTGTCCATAGTGCGACGATCTCCCAATACCACATTATTCGGAATAGAGTTGTATGTCAACCGTAGTCCTAAGCAATCAAACGAAAATCACTGCGATGTTTGCCAAAATACCACGTCAATCACATTCGGAAAGTTCATCATTAATGATGAGGAGGTACTGATCAAGAAGGGAGATGTACTGTATTACCATGTGCTACTAGGGATTAGCACCAACGTTACTcgtctacatctacaaaaaatgaCGGTTACTG CCTCAACCATCAATCGATGCAACTGTAAAGCAAAATCAATTCCTCAAGTTCAACCCAAAACTAATCCTGGTTCGTCTGATCGTCGTCCAGCAGTTGGAGTAAGACCAACAGCTGCAGATTCGCAGACTTCGAAATATCCTTTCATTGTAGCCGATGATCAGCTGAATGAAGTAAGCTCTGAGGAACAGTCTCCATTCGGGTGCGATGTAGACCCAGTCACTCACCAGTGCCGCATTGAGACGAAAAACGATAAACATCACACTAGTCACGATCTTGAACGAgaggtggaaatcctggaagcaatcgtTGAGCAAATGAGAAAGATAATTTGTGCATCACGTAACACCACTAACATGATTCGTTTGGAAAGTGCAAGTTTGTCAACCAAAAATATGGACCAGCAGAAGAGTGTTATTCGATCAGCGTTTTCGGTCAACCCGGAAATGAAGGATATGATTAGCCACATAAGGCGTGTCCTGCCGGATGGACGATCTTCAAACGCGGTTCATTTAGATATGTACAGTTATGTAGACAAACAAAAAGTATTGTATCATGCGCGGATGAACAACCTCAACCACATAAGTGATTATGATTCGCGGCAGCTTGAGTAA